One Eurosta solidaginis isolate ZX-2024a chromosome 5, ASM4086904v1, whole genome shotgun sequence DNA segment encodes these proteins:
- the LOC137253519 gene encoding pseudouridylate synthase 7 homolog yields MGRNRRTPAQKRLINKARAVLESMIKKNKPSKPRIRRPPSSSFKKFGTSGANFEFKTPNPKPRENKRTRMYLREEQVGITQFLTEGSGFFGVVKSKMNDFLINEIDANGKVSQFNNLTVPMILEENRDEGEQTERPAKWNFPGEYVHFLVFLENVTTSEAVLKLASEMGLHPSEISYSSTKGRNVKIVQKFCIKRRNPSDIASAAQNCGIRAGNFEIKNEELKLGDSKGDRVRIALRYVRGNQKIIETSLENIREHGFINYFGLQRFGHHQGTPTHDVGVALLKSDYKTAVELILKPHEHDLPFMIKIRKLWWETRDAAAAAAIFRMDDFVEKKLLDGLIENNDDYALALKSLPRNNLLLYSASFQSLVFNIIASRRFEKFRKQLLPGDFVYFNKDELDEYIVEYAEIPEYIVSKDAELEDMNDIENAGAALNEKIKTLTEEDIASGEYTIYDVVMPLLGFNIMYPDNEIGTWYEEIFEKYGLSHDDLQNSCSFHSLAGSYRKFLIRPNEFTWSNRKYSQPYEYLLSSDWDHIIGKAAEIDKLGNNGDSTAILLDFCLPRSVYVPVLLRELLKMDKSAAITTTVIR; encoded by the exons ATGGGAAGAAATAGAAGAACCCCGGCACAGAAACGCTTAATTAATAAAGCTAGAGCCGTCTTAGAAtcaatgataaaaaaaaacaaaccgtCGAAACCAAGAATAAGGAGACCACCAAGCTCCAGTTTCAAGAAATTTGGCACAAGTGGAGCTAATTTTGAATTCAAGACTCCAAATCCAAAGCCACG TGAGAACAAAAGGACCAGGATGTATTTACGTGAAGAGCAAGTGGGCATAACTCAGTTCCTAACCGAAGGCTCAGGCTTTTTCGGAGTTGTTAAATCAAAGATGAACGATTTTCTGATTAATGAAATTGATGCAAATGGCAAAGTTTCACAGTTCAACAATTTGACTGTCCCGATGATATTAGAGGAGA ATCGGGATGAAGGAGAACAGACTGAAAGGCCTGCTAAATGGAACTTCCCTGGCGAATATGTCCACTTTCTTGTTTTCTTAGAAAATGTGACTACAAGTGAAGCAGTATTAAAGTTAGCTTCTGAAATGGG CTTACATCCTTCGGAAATAAGTTATAGCAGTACAAAAGGAAGAAATGTCAAAATCGtccaaaaattttgtataaaacgtCGTAACCCGTCAGATATTGCAAGTGCTGCACAAAATTGTGGCATACGTGCTGGCAATTTTGAGATCAAGAATGAGGAGCTAAAGTTGGGAGATTCGAAAGGTGATCGAGTAAGAATCGCTTTAAGATATGTTCGCGGAAATCAGAAAATTATAGAAACATCTCTAGAGAACATTCGCGAACATGGTTTTATTAACTATTTCGGACTACAACGATTTGGCCATCATCAGGGAACCCCTACCCATGACGTTGGCGTAGCACTGTTAAAGTCCGATTATAAAACG GCTGTGGAACTTATATTAAAGCCACATGAACATGATTTACCATTCATGATTAAAATACGGAAGTTATGGTGGGAAACTCGGGACGCGGCAGCTGCTGCAGCAATCTTTCGTATGGACGACTTTGTTGAAAAGAAATTACTGGATGGTCTGATTGAAAACAATGATGATTACGCTTTGGCATTAAAAAGT TTGCCTCGTAACAACCTACTGCTTTACTCAGCTTCATTTCAAAGTCTTGTATTTAATATCATTGCCTCCCGACGCTTTGAAAAATTCAGAAAGCAGTTGCTTCCGGGCGATTTTGTATATTTTAACAAAGATGAACTGGATGAATACATTGTCGAATACGCTGAAATCCCGGAATATATTGTTTCGAAGGATGCAGAACTGGAAGACATGAACGACATTGAAAATGCAGGTGCCGCACTTAATGAGAAAATTAAGACATTGACTGAAGAAGATATTGCAAGTGGTGAATATACAATTTACGATGTGGTTATGCCATTACTTGGTTTTAATATAATGTATCCTGACAATGAAATTGGTACTTGGTACGAGGAGATTTTCGAAAAATATGGATTGTCACATGATGACTTGCAAAATAGTTGCTCTTTTCATTCCTTGGCAGGATCATATCGAAAATTCTTAATACGACCCAACGAATTTACATGGTCAAATCGTAAATATTCTCAACCATACGAATATCTACTCTCATCTGATTGGGATCATATTATTGGTAAAGCCGCAGAAATAGATAAGTTAGGAAATAACGGCGACTCCACAGCTATTTTACTAGATTTCTGTTTGCCACGATCAGTCTATGTTCCAGTGCTTCTAAGGGAACTTTTAAAAATGGATAAATCCGCTGCGATCACTACTACTGTAataagataa
- the LOC137251848 gene encoding pseudouridylate synthase 7 homolog — MGNGRRNWRGNRENKSQYQKNKQHKRQSFPRHNQFKAQKTVPYWQNTTRPQQPMINKLSIREDQVGITEYVSKTAGFIGVVKSRYSDFHVNEIDTNGKVLHFNDMTVPLLPQETLDEVELANAQKEFSDIMTPDVWTNIGLLAAMKASDPAAQPIEINVTALDKEKRTKIHNVLKQLYGFKVVSSTITKIIDSKEERFVKIMKPKGNQTERRQKWTFPGEYVHFLVFKSNMDTSEAASKLAGHLRTHPSKINYCGSKDKRAKTTQKFCIKRREPSHIVSAAQSSKIKVGNFEFSSEVLKLGDLKGNRFRIALRHIAGDEQEIEKCLLNLRDHGFINYFGLQRFGNSPGTPTYEIGVALLKSDYKTVAELILKPRDHDPFFMANIRKFWWEHRDSAAAAAMFRTKDFIEKKLLDGLAEYGEHDYASALRKIPRNMLLLYPHAFQSLVFNLIASRRIKIFGIQLIPGDLVYRNKEELDEDLVEKAKFQCIIEQTGILAAGSSNDAAPEEIETVENVDSVFKRKVKPLTEEDIASGEYTLYDVVLPLPGYDITYPANEVGTWYTEILEEYGLSSENLRHKVKTYSLAGAYRKLLIRPSNLTWKFRKYSDPEKALIASDWDHIIGEAKAIEEEKTEGKSKALLLDFCLPPSVYATMLIRELLKTDTSATSQHEVENNEINKKNQNACEQKVDSENSSSSNKRKLDVNALEAVEEKRLKEDGGDIPLP, encoded by the exons ATGGGAAACGGTAGAAGGAATTGGCGTGGTAATCGTGAAAATAAAAGCCAGtatcaaaaaaacaaacaacataaaCGCCAATCCTTTCCAAGACACAATCAATTTAAAGCACAGAAAACAGTTCCGTACTGGCAAAACACCACCAGGCCTCA GCAACCCATGATTAACAAACTGTCTATACGTGAAGACCAAGTGGGTATAACGGAATATGTTAGCAAAACTGCAGGTTTCATCGGAGTGGTCAAATCTCGCTATTCCGATTTCCACGTTAACGAAATTGATACCAATGGCAAGGTGTTGCATTTCAACGATATGACTGTGCCACTTTTGCCGCAGGAAA CTTTGGATGAAGTAGAGCTGGCTAATGCACAAAAAGAATTCAGTGACATCATGACTCCCGATGTATGGACCAATATTGGGCTATTAGCAGCAATGAAAGCATCTGACCCTGCAGCACAGCCAATCGAAATAAATGTAACAGCATTGGACAAAGAGAAACGCACAAAAATACATAACGTATTAAAACAATTGTATGGTTTTAAAGTGGTTAGTTCTACTATCACAAAGATAATAGATTCTAAGGAAGAACGATTTGTTAAAATTATGAAGCCCAAAGGCAACCAAA CTGAGAGGCGTCAAAAATGGACATTTCCAGGAGAATATGTGCATTTTCTCGTGTTTAAGTCAAATATGGACACAAGCGAAGCAGCATCAAAACTAGCAGGACATTTGAG aACACATCCttctaaaataaattattgtGGTAGTAAAGACAAACGTGCCAAAACCacacaaaaattttgtataaaacgtCGAGAACCCTCACATATTGTAAGCGCTGCACAAAGCTCCAAAATTAAGGTTGGCAATTTTGAGTTCAGTAGTGAGGTGCTCAAGTTGGGCGATTTGAAAGGAAATCGATTTAGAATCGCTTTAAGACACATTGCTGGAGATGAGCAGGAAATAGAAAAGTGTCTGCTGAACTTACGTGATCACGGATTTATAAATTACTTCGGGTTGCAACGATTTGGTAATAGTCCGGGAACACCCACTTACGAGATTGGCGTGGCTTTGTTGAAGTCGGATTATAAAACG GTTGCTGAACTTATATTAAAACCTCGCGACCACGATCCATTTTTCATGGCTAACATACGGAAATTTTGGTGGGAGCATAGGGACTCGGCCGCTGCTGCTGCAATGTTTCGTACAAAAGACTTTATAGAAAAGAAGTTGTTGGATGGACTGGCGGAATATGGTGAGCATGATTACGCCTCGGCATtgagaaaa ataCCACGTAACATGCTACTGCTTTATCCACATGCATTCCAAAGCCTAGTATTTAATCTCATTGCTTCTCGTCGTATAAAAATATTTGGCATACAGCTGATACCGGGCGATTTGGTTTATCGCAATAAAGAAGAATTGGACGAAGATCTTGTTGAAAAGGCTAAATTTCAGTGTATTATCGAACAAACTGGAATTTTAGCAGCGGGTTCGTCGAATGATGCAGCACCTGAAGAAATCGAGACAGTTGAAAATGTGGATTCCGTTTTTAAGAGAAAGGTTAAACCGTTAACGGAGGAAGATATTGCAAGTGGCGAATATACATTATATGATGTTGTTTTACCTTTGCCTGGTTATGATATAACATATCCGGCCAATGAAGTTGGTACTTGGTACACAGAGATTTTGGAAGAATATGGCTTGTCATCAGAAAATTTGCGTCACAAGGTTAAAACTTATTCCTTGGCAGGTGCATATCGAAAATTGTTAATCCGCCCTAGTAATTTAACATGGAAATTTCGTAAATATTCTGATCCAGAAAAAGCACTAATCGCTTCTGATTGGGATCACATTATTGGCGAAGCCAAAGCAATAGAAGAGGAAAAGACTGAAGGCAAATCAAAAGCTTTGTTGCTAGATTTCTGTTTGCCACCATCGGTATACGCTACAATGCTAATAAGGGAATTATTAAAAACGGACACATCGGCTACTAGTCAACATGAagtagaaaataatgaaataaataaaaaaaatcaaaatgctTGCGAACAGAAAGTTGACAGTGAAAATAGCTCATCCTCCAACAAGCGTAAACTAGATGTTAATGCCTTGGAAGCAGTAGAGGAAAAGAGATTGAAAGAGGACGGTGGTGATATTCCATTACCATAA